Proteins encoded by one window of Aptenodytes patagonicus chromosome 9, bAptPat1.pri.cur, whole genome shotgun sequence:
- the SLC25A5 gene encoding ADP/ATP translocase 2: MTDAAVSFAKDFLAGGVAAAISKTAVAPIERVKLLLQVQHASKQIAADKQYKGIIDCVVRIPREQGVLSFWRGNLANVIRYFPTQALNFAFKDKYKQIFLGGVDKRTQFWRYFAGNLASGGAAGATSLCFVYPLDFARTRLAADVGKAGADREFSGLGDCLVKIFRSDGLRGLYQGFNVSVQGIIIYRAAYFGIYDTAKGMLPDPKNTHIVVSWMIAQTVTAVAGLTSYPFDTVRRRMMMQSGRKGTDIMYTGTIDCWRKIARDEGSKAFFKGAWSNVLRGMGGAFVLVLYDEIKKYT, translated from the exons atGACCGATGCGGCCGTGTCCTTCGCCAAGGATTTCCTCGCCGGCGGGGTGGCGGCCGCCATCTCCAAGACCGCCGTCGCCCCCATCGAGAGGGtcaagctgctgctgcag GTGCAGCACGCCAGCAAGCAGATCGCTGCCGACAAGCAGTACAAGGGCATCATCGACTGCGTGGTGCGCATCCCCCGGGAGCAGGGCGTCCTCTCCTTCTGGCGCGGCAACCTGGCCAATGTGATCCGGTACTTCCCCACCCAGGCCCTCAACTTCGCCTTCAAGGATAAGTACAAGCAGATCTTCCTGGGCGGCGTGGACAAGCGAACCCAGTTCTGGCGGTACTTCGCCGGTAACCTGGCATCCGGGGGTGCCGCCGGCGCTACCTCCCTGTGCTTCGTCTACCCCCTTGACTTTGCCCGAACCCGCCTGGCAGCGGATGTGGGTAAAGCCGGGGCTGACCGGGAGTTCAGTGGGCTCGGTGACTGCCTGGTCAAAATCTTCCGATCGGATGGCCTCAGGGGCCTGTACCAGGGCTTCAATGTCTCTGTCCAGGGCATCATCATCTACAGAGCCGCCTACTTTGGCATCTACGACACTGCGAAGG GCATGCTTCCGGACCCAAAGAACACCCACATTGTTGTCAGCTGGATGATCGCTCAGACCGTCACCGCTGTCGCCGGTTTGACCTCCTACCCTTTTGATACAGTTCGTCGTCGCATGATGATGCAGTCTGGCCGTAAAGGAA CTGACATAATGTACACCGGCACTATTGACTGCTGGCGGAAGATTGCCCGGGACGAGGGCTCCAAGGCGTTTTTCAAAGGTGCATGGTCTAATGTACTCCGAGGAATGGGTGGTGCTTTTGTCTTAGTCCTGTATGATGAAATCAAGAAGTACACATAA